From Labilithrix sp., a single genomic window includes:
- a CDS encoding lamin tail domain-containing protein, giving the protein MVLGAALVAAATQACTPKSKDEAGPTRSESALGETTSTVGSGLVISQIYGGAGTRGAPMNRAYVELFNRTREPIPLQGLSIHYAGPISEFGLAGHLPQDAVIPPGGYYLVGFIAGQAGLDVRPDAAGLSVSILPVNGKVALVKTLVEDSGDAQAQKMGCGSADAGTCVGNARVLDVVGYGVTTDHEGPTTADPPTFKTALYRKGDGCIDTGSNNDDFEVGEPKPRTAASPVHVCEGTP; this is encoded by the coding sequence GTGGTGCTCGGCGCGGCGCTCGTCGCGGCGGCCACCCAGGCATGTACGCCGAAGTCGAAGGACGAGGCAGGTCCGACGCGCTCCGAGAGCGCGCTCGGCGAGACGACGTCGACGGTGGGGTCGGGCCTGGTCATCAGCCAGATCTACGGCGGCGCCGGCACGCGGGGAGCGCCGATGAACCGCGCCTACGTCGAGCTGTTCAATCGCACGAGGGAGCCGATACCGCTGCAGGGCCTCTCGATCCACTACGCCGGTCCGATCTCCGAGTTCGGCCTCGCCGGGCACCTCCCGCAGGACGCGGTCATCCCGCCGGGCGGCTACTACCTCGTCGGCTTCATCGCGGGCCAGGCCGGTCTCGATGTCCGCCCCGACGCCGCCGGACTCTCCGTGAGCATCCTCCCCGTCAACGGGAAGGTCGCGCTCGTGAAGACGCTCGTCGAAGACAGCGGCGACGCGCAGGCGCAGAAGATGGGTTGCGGCAGCGCGGACGCGGGCACCTGCGTCGGCAACGCGCGCGTGCTCGACGTCGTCGGCTACGGCGTCACGACCGACCACGAAGGCCCCACCACCGCGGACCCGCCGACGTTCAAGACCGCCCTCTATCGCAAGGGCGACGGCTGCATCGACACCGGCAGCAACAACGACGACTTCGAGGTCGGCGAGCCGAAGCCGCGCACGGCCGCGAGCCCGGTCCACGTCTGCGAGGGGACTCCGTGA
- a CDS encoding sulfatase-like hydrolase/transferase, with the protein MGTLTLAIEALAVLPGRIAIARHQAQLGYSALEVTIAGTLRDVSDLARPVGVLMLLVLAGALFVRHARAMRVLLPALAVLAVLVWFTSAAAAEFKVQRGVDATWFDVQIATHASTPGGTFIGFLKCRRHYVPALLISSAVAALVLVARRRARSWPMENQLAVLGGFAGATTLGWLLALAPLDPHVRVFRTVSDRHIVGEPFVNLFSSFGRSQENVRLGMRGLIETTTFAPAPEGAAIVGLPAAAGSIRCSSHPFARSFVEDGAEPPREGANGHRPLAPEAARVLRLLDRISAELYEGRALPIDVWQVMLESFRGDDVHALEPTAPRDVAPFMNGLYEAAARGDGTVIAVRNMWQAGARTSQGLSAYLCGLGTMPYGLSVARDFGSIPLRCLPDLLADAKLEGSFWYGGNPSFDDMDPFLRRHGIAEVTGAMQLPRDAPIGQEGVTDRAVYAHAADRVLASAPEHARYTLVMSASNHIPYMRPDDVTPEVEARAAALRSSPSFIGSNDDAARVRTFAYADHALGELVDRLRPRHDRTIFVLGADHSTGDPFTWRNPSRNVEAAHARIPFAILLPEPLVANAARPDALRALVRELDAALDGHAWSQNDVPLFVLTLLSHAPGMRALPPERRWHTLGGERTSPYWRAPADAHAIGIDAVANFYGVDDDARSLLPAEKASFVRDASEITTSCPSLRPVAAALSTFLRGHVARCNDRDAIQAER; encoded by the coding sequence TTGGGCACTTTGACCCTCGCGATCGAAGCGCTGGCCGTGCTGCCAGGCCGGATCGCGATCGCTCGGCACCAAGCGCAGCTCGGCTACTCCGCGCTCGAGGTGACGATCGCGGGAACGCTGCGTGACGTCTCCGATCTCGCACGGCCCGTCGGCGTCCTGATGCTGCTCGTCCTCGCAGGAGCCCTGTTCGTCCGCCACGCGCGTGCGATGAGGGTCCTCCTCCCTGCCCTCGCCGTCCTGGCTGTCCTCGTCTGGTTCACATCCGCGGCCGCGGCCGAGTTCAAGGTGCAGCGCGGCGTCGACGCGACCTGGTTCGACGTGCAGATCGCGACCCACGCCTCGACGCCGGGCGGCACCTTCATCGGCTTCCTCAAGTGCCGCCGCCACTACGTGCCAGCCCTCCTCATATCGAGCGCCGTCGCCGCCCTCGTGCTCGTCGCGCGGAGGCGTGCGCGCTCGTGGCCGATGGAAAACCAGCTCGCGGTGCTCGGCGGCTTCGCGGGCGCGACGACGCTCGGGTGGCTCCTCGCGCTGGCCCCGCTCGATCCGCACGTCCGCGTCTTCCGGACGGTGAGCGATCGCCACATCGTCGGCGAGCCGTTCGTGAACCTGTTCTCGAGCTTCGGCCGCTCGCAAGAGAACGTGCGCCTCGGCATGCGCGGCCTCATCGAGACGACGACGTTCGCCCCTGCCCCCGAGGGCGCCGCGATCGTCGGCCTGCCCGCCGCGGCGGGATCGATCCGCTGCAGCAGTCATCCCTTCGCGCGATCGTTCGTCGAGGACGGAGCAGAGCCGCCGCGCGAAGGCGCGAACGGACATCGCCCGCTCGCGCCCGAGGCGGCGCGCGTGCTCCGGCTCCTCGACCGGATCTCGGCGGAGCTCTACGAGGGACGCGCGCTCCCGATCGACGTCTGGCAGGTGATGCTCGAGAGCTTCCGCGGCGACGACGTCCACGCGCTCGAGCCGACCGCCCCGCGCGACGTCGCGCCGTTCATGAACGGCCTCTACGAAGCGGCCGCGCGCGGCGACGGCACCGTGATCGCCGTGCGAAACATGTGGCAAGCGGGCGCGCGCACGTCGCAGGGCCTCTCCGCGTACCTGTGCGGGCTCGGCACGATGCCGTACGGCCTCTCGGTCGCGCGCGACTTCGGCTCGATCCCGCTGCGCTGTCTCCCCGACCTGCTCGCCGACGCGAAGCTCGAAGGCTCCTTCTGGTACGGCGGCAACCCGAGCTTCGACGACATGGATCCGTTCCTTCGTCGTCACGGCATCGCGGAGGTCACCGGCGCGATGCAGCTCCCTCGCGACGCGCCGATCGGCCAGGAGGGCGTGACCGATCGCGCGGTGTACGCGCACGCGGCGGACCGCGTCCTCGCCTCCGCGCCGGAGCACGCGCGCTACACGCTCGTGATGTCGGCCTCGAACCACATCCCGTACATGCGGCCCGACGACGTGACGCCCGAGGTCGAGGCGCGCGCGGCGGCGCTGCGCAGCTCACCGAGCTTCATCGGCTCGAACGACGACGCCGCGCGCGTCCGCACGTTCGCGTACGCCGACCACGCGCTCGGCGAGCTCGTCGACCGTCTGCGGCCGCGCCACGACCGCACCATCTTCGTGCTCGGCGCGGACCACTCGACCGGCGATCCTTTCACCTGGCGCAACCCGAGCCGCAACGTCGAGGCCGCGCACGCGCGCATCCCCTTCGCCATCCTGCTCCCGGAGCCGCTCGTCGCGAACGCGGCGCGCCCCGACGCGCTCCGCGCCCTCGTGCGCGAGCTCGACGCCGCGCTCGACGGCCACGCATGGTCGCAGAACGACGTGCCGCTCTTCGTGCTCACGCTCCTCTCTCACGCGCCGGGCATGCGCGCACTCCCGCCCGAGCGCCGCTGGCACACGCTCGGCGGCGAGCGCACGAGCCCGTACTGGCGCGCGCCGGCGGACGCGCACGCGATCGGCATCGACGCGGTCGCGAACTTCTACGGCGTCGACGACGACGCGCGCTCGCTCCTGCCGGCGGAGAAGGCGAGCTTCGTCCGCGACGCGAGCGAGATCACGACGAGCTGCCCCTCGCTCCGCCCGGTCGCCGCGGCGCTCTCGACGTTCCTCCGCGGCCACGTCGCTCGCTGCAACGACCGCGACGCGATCCAGGCCGAGCGCTGA
- a CDS encoding trypsin-like serine protease — MRYSLFALLTPFALFALVGCVADASEPASDAQEIIGGQLARDYPEAVLVDSDRGACSGTVIAPRVVLTAGHCVTSATRWTVTAPYAGGQRARSTKAWTKYTGAGVINPRAIDVAALTLDSPIELDVYPTIATEMARPNTKVRNVGRVRNGVVSNTALFIGREVTLERGVLYGYPNSYVADQVAENGDSGGPVYEKRPGTRKIVAVNSGGANGIEVLGRVDLVASDIARILREAEPEPRSTGQQRNAGP; from the coding sequence GTGCGGTATTCGCTCTTTGCTCTCCTTACTCCTTTCGCTCTCTTCGCTCTCGTCGGCTGCGTCGCAGACGCGAGCGAGCCCGCGAGCGACGCGCAGGAGATCATCGGCGGCCAGCTCGCGCGCGACTACCCCGAGGCGGTGCTGGTCGACAGCGATCGCGGGGCGTGCTCGGGGACCGTCATCGCGCCGCGCGTCGTGCTCACCGCCGGCCACTGCGTGACGAGCGCGACGCGGTGGACGGTGACGGCGCCGTACGCGGGCGGCCAGCGCGCGCGGAGCACGAAGGCGTGGACGAAGTACACGGGCGCGGGCGTGATCAACCCGCGCGCGATCGACGTCGCGGCGCTCACGCTCGATTCCCCGATCGAGCTCGACGTGTACCCCACCATCGCGACGGAGATGGCGCGCCCGAACACGAAGGTCCGCAACGTCGGCCGCGTCCGAAACGGCGTCGTCTCGAACACCGCCCTCTTCATCGGCCGCGAGGTCACGCTCGAACGAGGCGTGCTCTACGGCTACCCGAACAGCTACGTCGCAGACCAGGTCGCCGAAAACGGCGACTCGGGCGGCCCGGTCTACGAGAAGCGCCCCGGCACGCGAAAGATCGTCGCGGTCAACTCCGGCGGCGCGAACGGCATCGAGGTCCTCGGCCGCGTAGACTTGGTCGCCAGCGACATCGCCCGCATCCTCCGCGAAGCCGAGCCCGAGCCGCGTTCCACGGGCCAGCAGCGCAACGCCGGTCCGTAG
- a CDS encoding serine/threonine protein kinase, with protein MVDEARVEGDGEGFAPNQRLPGTKYVIVRVVGEGAMGVVYECIKHPGIRCVVKVMRSYLTKDADQLRRFRSEVRALAELDHPNIVRVFDYDVLADGTPFFAMELLHGRSLREVLAERNTLPPRVAAKIIRQLLSALDCAHLHTPPLVHRDVKPDNVFLHSPKNDESTVKLLDFGVATVSLRNTSMAGTWGYMAPEQLLGQPVTARTDVYAAAVLLFEMLAGKLPFHTNDLDAMAQATLHAVPPRLSELLPWVPRAVDDAVASALEKDPARRPPSAAAFARELAELDRDDLDASNASLALGGVVPLNARTEASLTAIVKAVEVGAPEPSAAHDRAPREPSAPFSSSVLPRTVWFRKSTTAAIVAGSVIGLGGAALIVAFVPRPAPATRTSAAPSPSPSPSLAPEPPSALPLAAIADGGSEQVPSGEEPHVVSSASAPAASVVAPPSTSVRRPAAPPASASSSNARFEPSIGD; from the coding sequence ATGGTTGACGAGGCGCGTGTCGAGGGCGACGGCGAGGGATTCGCGCCGAACCAGCGGCTGCCGGGGACCAAATACGTCATCGTGCGCGTCGTCGGCGAGGGCGCGATGGGCGTCGTCTACGAGTGCATCAAGCACCCGGGCATCCGCTGCGTCGTCAAGGTGATGCGCTCGTACCTGACCAAAGACGCGGATCAACTGCGACGCTTCCGCAGTGAGGTCCGTGCGCTCGCGGAGCTCGATCATCCCAACATCGTGCGCGTGTTCGATTACGACGTGCTGGCGGACGGGACGCCGTTCTTCGCGATGGAGCTCCTCCACGGCCGGTCGCTGCGCGAGGTCCTGGCCGAGCGCAACACGCTTCCGCCGCGCGTCGCGGCGAAGATCATCCGCCAGCTCCTCTCGGCGCTCGACTGCGCGCATCTTCACACGCCTCCGCTCGTGCATCGGGACGTGAAGCCGGACAACGTGTTCCTCCACTCGCCGAAGAACGACGAGTCGACGGTGAAGCTCCTCGACTTCGGCGTCGCGACGGTCTCGCTGCGCAACACCTCGATGGCGGGGACGTGGGGCTACATGGCGCCGGAGCAGTTGCTCGGTCAGCCGGTGACGGCCCGGACCGACGTCTACGCGGCCGCGGTGCTGCTCTTCGAGATGCTGGCGGGGAAGCTCCCGTTTCACACGAACGACCTCGACGCGATGGCGCAGGCCACGCTCCACGCGGTCCCGCCGCGCCTGTCGGAGCTGTTGCCGTGGGTGCCTCGCGCGGTCGACGACGCGGTCGCGTCGGCGTTGGAGAAGGACCCTGCGAGACGTCCACCGAGCGCGGCGGCGTTCGCGCGTGAGCTCGCGGAGCTGGACCGCGACGACCTCGACGCCTCGAACGCATCCCTCGCGCTCGGCGGCGTCGTGCCGTTGAACGCGCGCACCGAGGCGTCGCTCACCGCCATCGTCAAGGCGGTGGAGGTCGGCGCCCCGGAGCCGAGCGCTGCGCACGACCGTGCTCCTCGTGAGCCGAGCGCGCCGTTCTCGTCGTCGGTGCTCCCGCGGACGGTGTGGTTTCGGAAGAGCACGACGGCTGCGATCGTGGCGGGCTCGGTCATCGGGCTCGGTGGCGCGGCGCTGATCGTGGCATTCGTGCCTCGGCCAGCACCGGCGACGCGCACGTCGGCTGCGCCGTCGCCGTCGCCTTCGCCTTCGCTTGCGCCCGAGCCTCCGTCGGCTCTGCCTCTCGCCGCCATCGCCGATGGTGGCTCCGAGCAAGTCCCGAGCGGAGAGGAGCCGCACGTCGTTTCGAGCGCCTCCGCGCCTGCTGCCTCGGTCGTCGCGCCCCCCTCCACGTCCGTGCGGCGACCGGCGGCGCCACCGGCCAGCGCGTCGAGCTCGAACGCGCGTTTCGAACCCAGCATCGGAGACTGA
- a CDS encoding metallophosphoesterase: MGLFGGLTAAAWATVVLAAWVVRNRLFATFVGVLGGIYSLSALGLAGAFAKLPYGLVVFGAFHVTAYLNFLGLVRPRMRGLAYRVLVSWPAAFMIGGTLLGMPWAVLRGLGFEPWGPWIPYALAGVGLLQSLTTKRREVDVSLDGMRVETVRPHPHGGAREERPLRIVQISDPHLGPFMSVKRLRRIAERAVAAKPDLVLLTGDFLTMESQSDPDLLLNALEPLRALPGRVFACNGNHDHEAPAIVKRAMAENGIPLLVDESVVVDTEAGPVQILGMDFVWRDREEHMREVCARHPRVTGATRVILLHDPGAFKHLPEGEGDLVLSGHTHGGQVGLVSLGLSWTFLRLFGIRIPDHGFWARGTDRMYVHSGTGHYGFPLRLGVPAEETVLRVHRSAAV, from the coding sequence ATGGGTCTCTTCGGCGGACTTACCGCGGCTGCGTGGGCCACGGTCGTGCTGGCGGCGTGGGTCGTCCGCAACCGGCTGTTCGCGACGTTCGTCGGCGTGCTCGGCGGCATCTACTCGCTGAGCGCGCTCGGGCTCGCGGGGGCGTTCGCGAAGTTGCCGTATGGGCTCGTCGTGTTCGGCGCGTTCCACGTCACCGCATACCTCAACTTCCTCGGGCTCGTGCGGCCGCGGATGCGGGGGCTCGCGTATCGGGTGCTCGTGAGCTGGCCGGCCGCGTTCATGATCGGCGGCACGCTGCTCGGCATGCCGTGGGCGGTCCTTCGCGGGCTCGGCTTCGAGCCGTGGGGGCCGTGGATCCCCTACGCGCTCGCCGGCGTCGGCCTCCTGCAGTCGCTCACCACGAAGCGGCGCGAGGTCGACGTGTCGCTCGACGGGATGCGCGTCGAGACCGTGCGCCCGCACCCGCACGGCGGCGCGCGGGAAGAGCGGCCGCTCCGCATCGTCCAGATCTCCGACCCACACCTCGGGCCGTTCATGTCGGTGAAGCGACTGCGGCGCATCGCGGAGCGCGCGGTCGCGGCCAAGCCGGACCTCGTGCTCCTCACCGGCGACTTCCTCACGATGGAGTCGCAGAGCGATCCCGACCTCCTGCTCAATGCGCTCGAGCCGCTCCGCGCGCTGCCGGGCCGCGTGTTCGCGTGCAATGGGAATCACGATCACGAGGCGCCCGCGATCGTGAAACGCGCGATGGCGGAGAACGGCATTCCGCTCCTCGTCGACGAGAGCGTCGTCGTCGACACCGAAGCAGGGCCGGTCCAGATCCTCGGAATGGACTTCGTGTGGCGCGACCGCGAAGAGCACATGCGCGAGGTCTGCGCGCGTCATCCGCGCGTGACGGGCGCCACGCGCGTCATCCTCTTGCACGATCCCGGCGCCTTCAAGCACCTCCCCGAAGGCGAAGGGGACCTCGTCCTCTCCGGTCACACGCACGGCGGACAGGTTGGGCTCGTGAGCCTCGGGCTCTCGTGGACGTTCTTGCGCCTATTTGGCATTCGGATTCCCGATCATGGCTTCTGGGCGCGCGGCACCGATCGGATGTACGTGCACAGCGGGACTGGCCATTATGGATTCCCGCTCCGCCTCGGCGTGCCGGCGGAGGAGACGGTCCTCCGCGTGCATCGCTCAGCCGCGGTGTGA
- a CDS encoding serine/threonine protein kinase, translating to MKRYRIERLLASGGMADLYLARDGAGQEVAIKRVKEHLQDEADLLEMFLREAEIAARLRHPNIVEVCEVGEEDGLPYIVMPRLFGRDLRSASGLGPREACLVGAGVARGLAYAHGLRDEADQPYGIVHRDVSPTNIFVTRGGEVRLLDFGIAKTNRFATATGLIRGKAGYMAPEQLSGLAVDARTDLFALGVVLWELLASRPLWRAATETGVARAVMEESAPPIEQLCPAAAGDLARLVARLVAKFPAARPTSVDRVADTLEELAKRHGSVDPGAELAHALFTHHSHHSHRG from the coding sequence GTGAAGCGCTATCGCATCGAACGACTCCTCGCGAGCGGCGGGATGGCCGACCTCTACCTCGCGCGCGACGGCGCAGGTCAGGAGGTCGCGATCAAGCGCGTGAAGGAGCACCTCCAGGACGAGGCCGATCTCCTCGAGATGTTCCTGCGCGAGGCGGAGATCGCCGCGCGCCTCCGTCATCCCAACATCGTCGAGGTCTGCGAGGTCGGCGAGGAGGACGGCCTCCCGTACATCGTGATGCCGCGCCTCTTCGGCCGCGATCTCCGCTCCGCCTCGGGGCTGGGTCCGCGCGAGGCGTGTCTCGTCGGCGCGGGCGTCGCGCGCGGCCTCGCGTACGCGCACGGCCTCCGCGACGAAGCGGACCAGCCGTACGGCATCGTCCATCGCGACGTCTCGCCGACGAACATCTTCGTCACGCGCGGCGGAGAGGTGAGGCTCCTCGACTTCGGCATCGCGAAGACGAACCGCTTCGCGACGGCGACGGGTCTCATCCGCGGCAAGGCGGGCTACATGGCGCCGGAGCAGCTCTCGGGCCTCGCGGTCGACGCGCGCACGGACCTCTTCGCGCTCGGCGTCGTGCTGTGGGAGCTCCTCGCGAGCCGCCCGCTCTGGCGCGCCGCGACGGAGACCGGCGTCGCGCGCGCGGTGATGGAGGAGTCGGCGCCGCCGATCGAGCAGCTCTGTCCCGCCGCGGCGGGTGACCTCGCGCGTCTCGTCGCCCGCCTCGTCGCCAAGTTCCCGGCCGCGCGCCCGACCTCGGTCGACCGCGTCGCCGACACGCTCGAGGAGCTCGCGAAGCGGCACGGCTCGGTCGACCCCGGCGCCGAGCTCGCGCACGCGCTCTTCACACACCACTCACATCACTCACACCGCGGCTGA
- a CDS encoding sigma 54-interacting transcriptional regulator, producing MSTRTIAARKTDPSTSVRRGLVVRIEAGPGGAKSEESAAGPVVIGRADGVEIRVADPKVSQFHAELDATDEGVIVKDLGSTNGTWLGEVAVERAVVPAGSQLRIGDTTLVVDLGPPAPPRRSKATAFGPLVGASAVMRETYAHLERLAASHDPVLLEGEPGTGKSIAARALHENGPRKDKAFIVVDCVALAPNVAAALFARGPDGVFTAAAGGTMFFDEIAVLSPDLQEKLRVAIAEHEEDVRFLCSTSRRLRELVNGGGFSEDLYLQLAKARVKLPALREHAEDIKPLVQHFLTLIPEGEEVVRAIDAGALDTLVRRNYAGNVRELRHIVERAARLAEGGSVTADDVAFERMIDAPIEPFKEAKRTIVDEFERDYLARLLARSGTNVSRAAALAGIERQSLRDLLKRHGLRDEG from the coding sequence ATGAGCACCCGCACGATCGCGGCACGAAAGACGGACCCTTCGACCTCGGTACGACGCGGGCTCGTCGTACGGATCGAGGCCGGTCCCGGAGGAGCGAAGAGCGAGGAGAGCGCGGCGGGGCCGGTCGTGATCGGACGCGCCGACGGCGTCGAGATCCGCGTCGCCGATCCGAAGGTCTCGCAGTTCCACGCCGAGCTCGACGCGACCGACGAAGGCGTGATCGTCAAGGACCTCGGGAGCACGAACGGGACCTGGCTCGGCGAGGTCGCGGTCGAGCGCGCGGTGGTGCCGGCGGGGTCGCAGCTCCGCATCGGCGACACGACGCTGGTGGTGGACCTCGGTCCGCCCGCGCCGCCGCGGCGCTCGAAGGCGACGGCGTTCGGCCCGCTCGTCGGCGCGTCGGCGGTGATGCGCGAGACCTATGCGCACCTCGAGCGGCTCGCGGCGTCGCACGATCCGGTGCTGCTCGAGGGCGAGCCCGGCACCGGCAAGAGCATCGCGGCGCGCGCGTTGCACGAGAACGGCCCGCGGAAGGACAAGGCGTTCATCGTCGTCGACTGCGTCGCGCTCGCGCCGAACGTCGCCGCGGCGTTGTTCGCGCGCGGCCCGGACGGCGTGTTCACCGCCGCGGCGGGCGGCACGATGTTCTTCGACGAGATCGCGGTCCTCTCGCCGGACCTGCAAGAGAAGCTGCGCGTCGCGATCGCGGAGCACGAGGAGGACGTGCGGTTCCTCTGCTCGACGTCGCGCCGCCTGCGCGAGCTCGTCAACGGCGGTGGGTTCAGCGAAGACCTGTACCTCCAGCTCGCGAAGGCGCGCGTGAAGCTGCCGGCGCTGCGCGAGCACGCGGAGGACATCAAGCCGCTCGTGCAGCACTTCCTCACGCTCATCCCGGAGGGCGAGGAGGTCGTCCGCGCGATCGACGCCGGCGCGCTCGACACGCTCGTGCGCCGCAACTACGCCGGCAACGTGCGCGAGCTGCGCCACATCGTCGAGCGCGCGGCGCGCCTCGCGGAGGGCGGGAGCGTGACGGCGGACGACGTCGCGTTCGAGCGCATGATCGACGCGCCGATCGAGCCGTTCAAGGAGGCGAAGCGCACGATCGTCGACGAGTTCGAGCGCGACTACCTCGCGCGGCTCCTCGCGCGCTCGGGCACGAACGTGTCGCGCGCGGCGGCGCTCGCGGGGATCGAGCGACAGAGCTTGCGCGATCTGCTCAAGCGGCACGGCCTCCGCGACGAGGGCTGA